A single Crateriforma conspicua DNA region contains:
- a CDS encoding ExeA family protein, protein MYESFFKLTGRPFENFGDDSYYPSESHQTAMLKMRYAIENRRSAIAVCGDSGIGKSMLIRLLASQLPEAIAPLVTVVFPKLPGDQLLGYVTDKITRQCGPPDEPDRLTLHRLESFLDENVAADRHALVVVDEAHLLDSHEQLETLRLLLNLATGGGHAESALTLLLVGQSILLTQIEQNASLDERVSEKCLLRRFTPDQTASYVQHRLQQVGRQMPDVFTTAAVDRLHSRSLGIPRRINRLADLALMVAYADDAVRVTEDHIEGVHRELATTP, encoded by the coding sequence GTGTACGAATCGTTTTTCAAGTTGACCGGTCGCCCGTTCGAAAACTTCGGCGATGACAGTTACTATCCGTCGGAATCGCACCAGACCGCGATGCTGAAAATGCGCTACGCCATCGAAAATCGGCGTTCGGCGATCGCGGTATGCGGCGACAGCGGAATCGGTAAATCAATGCTGATTCGGCTTCTGGCGTCACAATTGCCCGAAGCCATCGCACCATTGGTGACGGTCGTTTTTCCCAAGTTGCCCGGCGATCAATTGCTGGGATACGTCACCGACAAGATCACTCGTCAGTGCGGACCGCCCGATGAACCGGATCGATTGACCCTTCATCGTTTGGAATCGTTTTTGGATGAAAACGTCGCAGCCGATCGCCACGCTTTGGTGGTGGTCGACGAAGCACACCTGCTGGACAGTCACGAGCAACTGGAAACCTTGCGTCTGTTGCTGAACCTGGCCACCGGTGGCGGCCATGCAGAATCCGCTTTGACGTTGCTGTTGGTTGGTCAAAGCATCCTACTGACGCAAATCGAACAGAACGCATCCTTGGATGAACGCGTCAGCGAAAAATGTCTGCTGCGACGTTTCACGCCCGATCAAACCGCGTCTTACGTTCAACATCGATTGCAACAGGTCGGTCGCCAAATGCCCGACGTGTTCACCACGGCGGCCGTCGACCGATTACATTCTCGTTCGCTGGGCATACCACGACGGATTAACCGGTTGGCTGATTTGGCTTTGATGGTGGCGTACGCGGATGATGCGGTCCGCGTCACCGAAGATCACATCGAAGGTGTTCACCGAGAATTGGCGACCACCCCATAA
- a CDS encoding DUF1501 domain-containing protein: MTRLALSRRHLLQRSACGFGAVALSALHQAAEGANRSHHAAKAKHVIFLYMDGGPSQIDTFDPKPRLTRENGQPFGMKMEKTQFDNNGTTLGSPWKFSQHGESGLPISELFPNVAKHADRLCVIRSMTSEFSEHTSANYFLHSGLGQVGRPSMGAWVTYGLGSESDDLPGFVVLNGGLTPPGGLDNFSSGFLPANHQASVFASGPMPVANLVSDDAVDRATRKRHLLGQLDQSLSERWGRPDPVEAAIRNYELAFRMQSAVPELADLSGESQHVRDAYGVDDSFKPKAIYARQCLLARRLIQRGVRFIELTCPSVSGNDRWDQHKRLRKGHEENSLAVDQPIAALLADLDEHGLLDETLVVFAGEFGRTPFAQGDDGRDHNPFGFSIWMAGGGVRGGTVYGATDEYGYHAVENPLMIHDLHAMMLHQLGIDHRRLTFRFGGRDMRLTDVHGTIVPEIVG, from the coding sequence ATGACCCGGCTGGCGTTGTCACGTCGCCATTTGCTGCAACGTTCGGCTTGCGGTTTCGGTGCCGTTGCGTTGTCCGCACTTCACCAGGCTGCCGAGGGTGCGAATCGTTCGCATCATGCCGCTAAAGCAAAGCATGTCATCTTTCTTTATATGGATGGCGGGCCCAGTCAGATCGACACCTTTGATCCCAAGCCACGTTTGACGCGGGAAAACGGTCAACCGTTTGGGATGAAGATGGAAAAGACGCAGTTCGACAACAACGGAACGACGTTGGGCAGTCCATGGAAGTTTTCACAGCACGGTGAAAGTGGACTGCCGATCAGCGAACTGTTTCCAAATGTCGCCAAGCATGCTGATCGGCTGTGCGTCATCCGCAGTATGACCAGCGAATTCAGCGAACACACCAGTGCCAACTATTTCTTGCACAGCGGGCTGGGCCAAGTCGGACGTCCCAGCATGGGTGCTTGGGTTACGTACGGCTTGGGCAGCGAAAGTGATGATTTGCCGGGCTTCGTGGTGCTGAACGGCGGTCTGACGCCGCCGGGTGGTCTGGATAATTTCAGCAGCGGTTTCTTACCCGCCAATCATCAGGCTTCGGTGTTCGCATCCGGCCCCATGCCGGTGGCCAATTTGGTGTCGGACGATGCCGTCGATCGGGCAACGCGAAAGCGACATTTGTTAGGCCAGCTGGATCAATCGTTGTCCGAACGTTGGGGGCGACCCGATCCGGTGGAGGCCGCCATTCGGAATTACGAGCTTGCATTTCGTATGCAATCGGCGGTTCCCGAACTGGCCGACCTGTCGGGCGAATCACAGCATGTTCGGGACGCTTATGGCGTTGACGATTCATTCAAGCCCAAGGCGATCTACGCACGACAGTGTTTGCTCGCACGGCGGTTGATCCAACGCGGCGTTCGGTTCATCGAATTGACCTGTCCCAGCGTGTCGGGGAATGACCGCTGGGATCAACACAAACGTTTACGCAAAGGGCACGAAGAAAACTCGTTGGCCGTCGACCAACCCATCGCGGCCTTGCTGGCGGATCTGGACGAACACGGATTGTTGGACGAAACGTTGGTGGTGTTTGCGGGGGAATTTGGCCGAACGCCCTTTGCCCAAGGTGACGACGGTCGCGACCACAACCCGTTTGGGTTTAGCATCTGGATGGCCGGGGGCGGCGTGCGTGGTGGCACGGTTTATGGCGCAACAGATGAATATGGCTACCACGCTGTGGAAAATCCGCTGATGATCCACGATCTGCATGCGATGATGCTGCATCAGTTGGGGATTGACCACCGACGCTTGACGTTTCGATTCGGTGGTCGCGACATGCGTTTGACCGATGTCCATGGAACGATTGTTCCGGAAATCGTCGGCTGA
- a CDS encoding tyrosine-protein kinase family protein, with translation MSNIDQAFVKAFARRQTAEVNQAENPVEVPTLKRSSDRSIRVNRSVAEQTSLWIDASEDRIVHAERAHQETVPPPHSRSIGEPPVAAPVDESSVNEVSEPRNRITSPPDQSAESTPTDETPSVAAESIATEVEPESAPAEFSFESTYAIASFTTDLYASAGQIERNLVRELETTESASQPVEPLTKPEAPEDEHAESLDVQPLLKIPSDVHAIDDEASDQAPVQSSVIEPEATVESEPTVEPETIAETLSDAPAPEPTPEPVDTPEFSFSADSSTSSLNRSAFRPSWEIDCLDIPETVERLFFEDAILETVGRHLAQAVDSGLRSALVTSVQSGEGRSTVATGIALAASASGLKVALVDADLRHPTLADDLRLDLDLGWLEAGQNGIAADEVAVFSGEEQITFLPLFVDESDEDATEHLESIVAELKQHFDLVILDGASAGYGVGQETEAIDSAFIVRDMRSTSVDDLNELARRLMRSGIRGVGVIENFVEG, from the coding sequence ATGAGCAATATTGACCAAGCGTTCGTCAAAGCGTTCGCCCGCCGTCAAACGGCCGAAGTGAATCAAGCCGAAAACCCGGTCGAAGTTCCCACGTTGAAACGTTCGTCGGATCGGTCCATCCGAGTCAATCGGTCGGTCGCGGAGCAAACCAGCTTGTGGATCGACGCGTCGGAAGATCGGATCGTCCATGCCGAACGTGCCCACCAAGAAACCGTTCCGCCGCCGCATAGCCGATCGATCGGTGAACCGCCCGTCGCGGCACCGGTGGACGAGTCATCGGTGAATGAGGTATCGGAACCGCGAAATCGAATTACTTCGCCGCCTGACCAATCAGCCGAATCGACGCCGACCGACGAAACACCCTCGGTCGCCGCTGAATCGATTGCCACCGAAGTCGAACCAGAATCCGCGCCCGCTGAGTTCTCTTTCGAATCCACCTACGCCATCGCGTCGTTCACCACCGATCTGTACGCATCGGCAGGTCAAATCGAACGCAACCTCGTTCGCGAACTGGAAACGACCGAATCTGCATCGCAACCGGTCGAACCACTCACGAAGCCCGAGGCGCCAGAGGACGAACATGCGGAATCACTGGACGTGCAGCCGTTGCTGAAAATCCCCAGCGATGTCCATGCCATCGACGATGAGGCATCCGATCAGGCACCGGTCCAATCAAGCGTGATCGAGCCGGAAGCAACCGTCGAATCAGAGCCTACGGTCGAACCGGAAACAATTGCCGAAACTTTGAGCGACGCCCCGGCACCAGAACCGACGCCCGAACCAGTCGATACACCGGAGTTTTCGTTTTCGGCAGATTCATCGACGTCTTCGCTGAACCGTTCGGCTTTCCGACCGTCGTGGGAAATCGATTGCCTGGACATTCCCGAAACGGTAGAGCGTTTGTTCTTTGAAGACGCCATATTGGAAACCGTTGGTCGCCATTTGGCCCAGGCGGTTGATTCGGGCCTACGTTCGGCTCTGGTCACCAGCGTGCAGTCGGGCGAAGGCCGCAGCACGGTCGCAACGGGTATCGCGTTGGCCGCGTCTGCATCCGGTCTGAAAGTCGCATTGGTTGACGCCGATCTTCGTCATCCGACGCTGGCGGACGATCTTCGTTTGGACTTGGACCTGGGATGGCTGGAAGCCGGCCAGAACGGTATCGCTGCCGACGAAGTTGCGGTGTTCAGCGGAGAGGAACAGATCACGTTTCTGCCGCTTTTCGTTGACGAATCTGACGAAGACGCAACCGAGCATCTGGAATCGATCGTCGCTGAACTGAAACAACATTTTGATCTGGTCATCTTGGATGGTGCGTCGGCCGGATATGGCGTTGGTCAGGAAACTGAAGCGATCGATTCGGCTTTCATTGTCCGCGACATGCGGTCCACTTCCGTCGACGACTTGAACGAATTGGCACGTCGGCTGATGCGTAGCGGAATCCGCGGCGTCGGAGTGATCGAAAACTTTGTGGAAGGCTAA
- a CDS encoding PAS domain-containing hybrid sensor histidine kinase/response regulator, which produces MDDSRPLDASDTPDVPADSQATRQSESSIDVSDSRSGDPSTIHEIERLETALRESDAVYRSLVESLPLSVIRKGMDGRIKYVNKRASEQIGRPAAELVGKTDFDLYPADLAKKYVADDLQVIESGKLRHDIERHQSGSDDQTYVEVWKAPVRDAAGTVVGVQAMFWDVSRQKDAEQQIEYEKYLLGTLLDTVPDSVYFKDSDSRFIRLSRSCANKLGVDDPEDALGKSDADFFASEHAQKALADERQIMQTGQPVLADIEHETYPDGTESWCSTTKVPLRDKQDNVVGTFGISRDVTEQILAEQELARERDLLKTIIDNVPDLIYVKDRFGRFVTANAALVRMLGVDSVDDLIGKTDYDFSPPDLACNYVTDDQNVMRSGRPLLDREESHRRPDGSEICLLTTKVPLFPATQDEQPSDEAVGVVGIGHDITRRKKIDREILEAKESADQANRAKSDFLANMSHEIRTPLNAIIGMTDLVLDTKLDTTQRNFLSMVQEAGESLLSILNDILDFSKIEAGKLEFEEATFDLRESLGDTMKSLGLKAHAKNLELAFRVDPEVPRFVVGDSTRLRQVLVNLVGNAIKFTEAGEVVAEVRLLSQNEDEVWLSVSVRDTGIGIPAEKTQSIFDEFEQADTSTTRRFGGTGLGLAISSQLVRLMGGEIQVTSDVGVGSEFNFDIRLRAADQEVEEQHRRGMVVVGGTRVLVVDDNQTNREILFEMLGNWGMLPILAESASQAMQKIESAERDSQPFGLIISDVNMPEMSGFDFIRALRSSDLACRLPVILLTSGGREGDRDLGRQLGVEERLLKPVKQSELFDSIVRTLGISAPEDAATLATQPHNPPEQTLKILLVEDNEINRRLAVGVLSADGHQVDVAHDGQQAVERLESEAFDVVLMDVQMPVMDGLEATRQIRQREQSTGLHQPIIAMTAHAMKGDRDRCLEAGMDDYLAKPIRVSELRTKLSKTIEQPNGSEGTGAASDASESSGEVEDKRQSAASSEESGGQHVDADEALSPPNVDPDRGPCFDWEQAKQTVRGNKALLRELLGVYMREARELADQMSDATEQQQWDKVRQAAHTLKGASLSVGAVGVGKLAEQIQNAGEPIEPAQIESLVRCVDQALTEADAYRKSDDADQ; this is translated from the coding sequence GTGGATGATTCCCGCCCCCTTGATGCGTCCGATACGCCTGACGTTCCTGCCGATTCCCAGGCGACGCGACAATCGGAATCGTCCATCGATGTTTCGGACTCACGTTCCGGTGATCCGTCAACGATTCACGAAATCGAGCGTTTGGAAACGGCGTTACGTGAATCGGATGCCGTTTACCGGTCGTTGGTCGAAAGTTTGCCGCTTAGCGTCATTCGCAAAGGCATGGACGGGCGAATCAAGTACGTCAACAAGCGTGCCAGTGAACAGATCGGACGTCCTGCCGCCGAATTGGTCGGTAAGACGGATTTTGATTTGTATCCGGCGGATCTGGCAAAGAAGTATGTCGCCGATGATTTGCAGGTCATCGAATCTGGAAAGCTGCGGCACGATATCGAAAGGCACCAGTCGGGAAGCGACGACCAGACCTACGTCGAAGTATGGAAAGCACCGGTCCGCGATGCGGCCGGCACCGTGGTGGGCGTCCAGGCCATGTTTTGGGATGTCAGCCGGCAGAAGGATGCCGAGCAACAGATCGAGTACGAAAAGTACTTGCTGGGCACCCTGTTGGACACCGTGCCGGACTCGGTCTATTTCAAAGACAGCGATAGCCGGTTCATTCGGCTAAGCCGCAGTTGCGCGAACAAGTTGGGGGTCGATGATCCCGAAGATGCGTTGGGGAAATCTGATGCGGACTTCTTTGCATCGGAGCACGCACAAAAGGCACTGGCGGACGAACGGCAGATCATGCAAACCGGCCAGCCCGTCCTGGCCGACATCGAACACGAAACGTATCCCGATGGAACCGAATCTTGGTGCAGCACGACCAAGGTGCCGCTGCGCGACAAGCAAGACAACGTGGTTGGTACCTTCGGGATTTCACGTGATGTGACCGAGCAAATCCTGGCCGAACAAGAATTGGCCAGGGAACGTGACCTGTTGAAAACCATCATCGATAACGTTCCTGATCTGATCTACGTCAAGGATCGGTTTGGCAGGTTCGTCACCGCCAACGCGGCGCTGGTGCGGATGCTTGGCGTTGATTCGGTGGACGACTTGATCGGTAAAACCGACTACGATTTTTCGCCGCCTGATCTAGCGTGCAATTATGTCACCGATGACCAGAACGTGATGCGCTCCGGGCGTCCGCTGTTGGATCGTGAAGAATCCCATCGTCGCCCCGACGGCAGCGAGATCTGTTTGCTGACGACCAAGGTGCCACTGTTCCCGGCCACCCAGGATGAACAACCGTCCGACGAAGCCGTCGGAGTTGTCGGCATCGGCCACGACATCACGCGTCGAAAGAAGATCGACCGCGAGATCCTGGAAGCCAAAGAATCAGCGGACCAGGCCAATCGGGCGAAAAGTGATTTTCTGGCAAACATGAGCCACGAGATCCGCACGCCTTTGAACGCCATCATCGGCATGACGGACTTGGTGCTGGACACCAAGTTGGACACAACGCAGCGAAATTTCTTGTCCATGGTTCAGGAGGCCGGTGAATCCCTGTTGTCGATCCTGAACGACATCTTGGACTTTTCGAAAATCGAAGCGGGCAAGCTGGAATTCGAAGAAGCGACCTTCGATCTGCGTGAAAGCTTGGGCGATACCATGAAATCGCTCGGCTTGAAGGCACACGCAAAGAACTTGGAGTTGGCCTTCCGCGTCGATCCAGAAGTGCCGCGATTTGTCGTGGGGGATTCCACCCGATTGCGACAGGTTTTGGTCAATCTGGTCGGCAATGCGATCAAGTTCACCGAGGCCGGTGAAGTCGTTGCCGAAGTTCGTCTGTTGTCGCAAAACGAAGACGAAGTGTGGTTGTCGGTCAGCGTTCGTGATACCGGAATCGGTATACCGGCGGAGAAGACTCAGTCGATTTTCGATGAATTTGAACAGGCCGATACGTCGACCACACGACGTTTCGGTGGTACCGGATTGGGCTTGGCAATTTCATCGCAGTTGGTACGCCTGATGGGCGGTGAAATCCAGGTCACGAGCGACGTCGGTGTCGGCAGCGAATTCAACTTTGACATCCGTTTGCGGGCCGCCGACCAAGAGGTGGAAGAACAGCACCGGCGCGGAATGGTCGTTGTCGGTGGGACTCGTGTGTTGGTCGTTGATGACAACCAGACCAATCGCGAAATCCTTTTCGAGATGCTTGGAAATTGGGGCATGTTGCCGATTCTGGCCGAATCGGCGTCACAGGCGATGCAGAAGATCGAATCGGCCGAGCGAGACAGCCAACCGTTTGGGCTGATCATCAGCGACGTCAATATGCCGGAAATGAGTGGCTTTGATTTTATACGCGCACTGCGCAGCAGCGATTTGGCGTGCCGCTTGCCCGTGATCCTGTTGACCAGCGGCGGACGCGAAGGAGATCGCGATCTGGGCAGGCAATTGGGAGTCGAGGAACGATTGCTGAAGCCGGTGAAACAATCGGAGCTGTTCGATTCAATTGTCCGCACGCTGGGTATTTCAGCACCGGAAGATGCTGCCACACTGGCGACGCAACCGCACAACCCACCGGAACAGACCCTTAAGATCTTGTTGGTCGAAGACAACGAAATCAATCGCCGATTGGCGGTCGGTGTGTTGTCGGCTGATGGGCACCAAGTTGATGTCGCGCACGACGGTCAACAGGCCGTGGAGCGTTTGGAAAGTGAAGCCTTTGACGTCGTGTTGATGGATGTGCAAATGCCGGTCATGGACGGTTTGGAAGCGACGCGACAGATACGTCAGCGTGAGCAATCAACGGGACTTCACCAACCGATCATTGCCATGACCGCTCATGCGATGAAGGGGGACCGAGATCGCTGTTTAGAAGCCGGTATGGATGACTACCTGGCCAAACCGATTCGCGTGTCCGAATTGCGAACAAAACTGTCGAAAACCATTGAGCAACCAAATGGTTCCGAAGGTACTGGTGCGGCGTCCGATGCATCGGAGTCGTCCGGCGAAGTTGAAGACAAGAGACAATCGGCGGCAAGTTCAGAAGAGTCAGGCGGTCAGCATGTGGACGCAGACGAAGCGCTGTCCCCGCCCAATGTCGATCCCGATCGTGGTCCGTGTTTCGATTGGGAACAAGCCAAACAGACGGTGCGAGGCAACAAAGCGTTGCTGCGTGAGTTGCTGGGCGTTTACATGCGCGAGGCACGCGAACTGGCCGATCAGATGAGTGATGCGACCGAACAACAGCAATGGGACAAGGTTCGACAGGCCGCACATACGCTCAAAGGCGCATCGTTATCGGTCGGAGCGGTTGGAGTTGGAAAGCTGGCCGAACAGATCCAGAATGCTGGCGAGCCGATTGAGCCGGCGCAAATCGAATCGCTGGTCCGCTGTGTCGACCAGGCTCTTACCGAAGCGGACGCTTATCGAAAATCGGACGACGCGGACCAATAG
- a CDS encoding ATP-binding response regulator — protein sequence MPRVFKILVVDDSPTQQLLLRGVLEQEPDLEVESCGNGQEALVIVMQSPPDLVLTDLQMPEMDGLELTEAIKQAAPSVPVILTTGQGSEDIAAQALRKGAASYVPKRSMNSDLLPTLRQVLQLAESETGRSDVSDYVTSASVSLSLRNDETLVPGVIARLEQPLIELDLFDEGSRMQISMALDEALLNAMIHGNLEVSSKLRELEDGEAYREMIDRRTKEAPFCDRRVRVEMAADKESVRFVIRDEGNGFDVASLPDPTDPANLENVSGRGLLLINAFMDSVSHNDVGNELTMIKRCDQNGSDTSGENDD from the coding sequence ATGCCCCGCGTATTCAAGATCTTGGTTGTCGATGACAGCCCGACGCAGCAGTTGCTGCTTCGGGGCGTCCTGGAACAAGAGCCTGACTTGGAAGTCGAAAGTTGTGGCAACGGCCAGGAAGCTTTGGTCATCGTCATGCAATCGCCGCCCGACCTGGTCCTGACCGACTTGCAGATGCCGGAAATGGATGGCTTGGAATTGACCGAAGCCATCAAGCAGGCAGCCCCCTCGGTCCCCGTCATCCTGACAACAGGGCAGGGCAGTGAAGACATCGCCGCCCAGGCACTGCGAAAAGGCGCCGCCAGTTACGTCCCCAAACGGTCGATGAACAGCGACTTGTTGCCCACCCTGCGACAAGTCTTGCAGCTGGCCGAATCGGAAACCGGCCGCAGCGACGTCAGCGACTATGTCACGTCCGCGTCGGTCAGCCTTAGCCTTCGCAACGATGAAACCTTGGTCCCCGGTGTCATCGCCCGGTTGGAACAACCGCTGATCGAATTGGACCTGTTCGACGAAGGCAGCCGCATGCAGATCAGCATGGCATTGGACGAAGCGTTGCTGAACGCGATGATCCACGGCAACCTGGAAGTTTCGTCCAAGCTACGGGAGTTGGAAGACGGCGAAGCCTATCGCGAAATGATCGATCGTCGCACCAAGGAGGCTCCGTTCTGTGACCGTCGTGTTCGTGTAGAAATGGCCGCCGACAAAGAATCGGTACGCTTTGTGATTCGCGATGAAGGCAACGGCTTTGATGTTGCTTCCCTTCCAGACCCGACTGATCCGGCCAACTTGGAGAATGTCAGCGGCCGTGGCCTGTTGCTGATCAACGCCTTCATGGATTCGGTCAGCCACAACGACGTGGGCAACGAACTGACCATGATCAAACGATGCGACCAAAACGGTTCGGACACGTCAGGTGAAAACGACGACTGA
- a CDS encoding STAS domain-containing protein yields MTEPLTTFNVSHVDEVTVIFLKPLDFLQREVITRTQEELLEFLKQQGPQKLVINFKDVAGISSEFIGTLLRARDYVMAVDGQMRLSNMNDNIHTAFCVTNLKDRIFPIDATMPRAIDALHGIESS; encoded by the coding sequence ATGACCGAGCCACTGACGACGTTCAACGTGTCCCATGTTGATGAGGTCACCGTCATTTTTCTCAAACCGCTTGATTTTCTGCAGCGAGAGGTCATCACGCGGACACAGGAGGAATTGCTGGAATTTTTGAAACAGCAAGGTCCGCAGAAACTGGTGATCAATTTCAAAGACGTCGCAGGGATTTCCTCTGAATTCATTGGCACTCTGCTGCGTGCCCGCGATTACGTGATGGCGGTCGACGGGCAAATGCGTCTGTCGAACATGAATGACAACATTCATACCGCGTTTTGTGTCACCAATTTGAAAGACCGAATCTTTCCCATCGATGCCACGATGCCGAGGGCGATTGATGCGTTGCACGGCATCGAATCGTCGTGA
- a CDS encoding PP2C family protein-serine/threonine phosphatase, protein MDPLPYSRNDRDSIAILLVEDCATDRTLATLCLENGLGEGLELYTADTLQSAMDRIAQSRLDLILLDLHLPDSEGLDTLRHVLRGDPDATVVVISGESEESSAVSAVRLGAQDFIVKGTQLTDRHLIRSIRLAMERAAHRSMEAELLEIRHQMHMAHQIQKRLLPGRLFGCTKYSMAGACQPASENGGDYFDFMRLPNGSSCVVIGDVSGHGIGPSMVMIETRASIRALVMTGMEIGEVLTEVNRLLINDLKHNAFVTLFMVHLDPTGRRCAYSSAGHPGYLVRNDGASLVLSSPNPPLGIVSDERYLSMNLDDLRGDDLLVMFTDGITEATRDHETFLGVAPVLKTVVANRHRSADYVVDQVFDLAARVEPESCQHDDRTAVVIKRLADAVPRPHFQSPADSIHSHYRMPPPPH, encoded by the coding sequence ATGGATCCGTTGCCCTACAGCCGAAACGATCGTGATTCCATTGCGATCTTACTTGTTGAAGACTGCGCGACCGATCGAACGTTGGCGACTTTGTGCCTGGAAAATGGCCTGGGCGAAGGTCTGGAACTGTACACCGCCGACACGCTGCAGTCCGCGATGGATCGGATTGCCCAATCGCGTCTGGATTTGATTCTGTTGGATTTGCACCTGCCCGACAGCGAGGGCCTGGACACGCTGCGGCATGTCCTGCGGGGCGACCCCGATGCGACCGTGGTTGTGATCAGTGGCGAATCCGAAGAATCCTCGGCCGTTTCCGCGGTACGTCTGGGCGCCCAGGACTTCATCGTCAAAGGCACGCAGCTAACCGACCGCCATTTGATTCGATCCATTCGTTTGGCGATGGAGCGGGCCGCACATCGGTCGATGGAGGCGGAGTTGTTGGAGATCCGCCATCAGATGCACATGGCGCATCAAATCCAGAAACGCTTGTTGCCCGGCCGGCTTTTCGGTTGCACGAAATACTCCATGGCGGGTGCATGTCAGCCGGCCAGTGAGAACGGCGGCGATTATTTCGATTTCATGCGATTGCCCAATGGTTCCAGTTGCGTGGTGATCGGTGACGTCAGTGGACACGGCATCGGGCCGTCGATGGTCATGATTGAAACGCGGGCATCCATCCGTGCTTTGGTCATGACGGGGATGGAGATCGGCGAAGTGTTGACCGAGGTGAATCGGCTGTTGATCAACGATTTGAAACACAACGCGTTTGTGACGTTGTTCATGGTGCATCTGGATCCGACCGGACGCCGGTGCGCGTATAGCAGCGCCGGACATCCCGGGTACCTGGTCCGCAATGATGGGGCATCGTTGGTGTTGTCGTCACCCAATCCGCCTTTGGGGATTGTTTCGGACGAACGCTATTTGTCGATGAACCTGGACGATCTTCGGGGGGACGATCTGCTGGTGATGTTCACCGACGGCATTACCGAGGCCACTCGTGACCACGAGACGTTCCTAGGCGTCGCTCCGGTGCTGAAGACGGTCGTTGCGAATCGGCACCGATCCGCCGACTATGTCGTGGACCAAGTGTTTGACTTGGCGGCGCGGGTGGAACCGGAATCGTGTCAGCACGATGATCGAACGGCGGTGGTCATCAAGCGTTTGGCCGACGCCGTTCCCCGTCCACATTTCCAAAGCCCCGCGGATTCAATCCACAGCCATTATCGGATGCCTCCGCCGCCGCACTAG